One genomic segment of Paraburkholderia aromaticivorans includes these proteins:
- a CDS encoding FMN-dependent NADH-azoreductase, whose protein sequence is MKILRINASPHGEASHGYRFADEIVGMVREHAAPAASVIEVIERDLAAAPLPPVARDYARAITSRIPDKTQFEVSEQLIGEIETTDALIINTPMHNFTVPAALKLWIDYALRIHRTFAATPEGKIGRMRDRPTIVIVSSGGVHSGARARQPDFLTPYLRYALGSIGIHNVQFLFLQGLVMGEAAVAEALDAARIQLTRDAVFASLTAQAAGSARMAAGTAAQNA, encoded by the coding sequence ATGAAAATTTTGCGGATCAACGCCAGCCCGCACGGCGAGGCGAGCCATGGCTACCGTTTCGCCGACGAGATCGTCGGCATGGTGCGCGAGCATGCCGCGCCGGCTGCATCGGTCATCGAAGTGATCGAGCGCGACCTGGCAGCCGCGCCGCTGCCGCCGGTCGCCCGGGACTATGCGCGCGCCATCACGTCACGCATACCGGATAAGACGCAGTTCGAGGTCTCCGAGCAACTGATCGGTGAAATCGAAACGACGGATGCGCTGATCATCAACACGCCCATGCACAACTTCACGGTGCCGGCCGCGCTCAAGCTGTGGATCGATTACGCGCTGCGCATCCATCGCACGTTTGCCGCGACACCGGAAGGCAAGATTGGGCGGATGCGCGACCGGCCGACCATCGTGATCGTCAGTTCGGGCGGCGTCCATAGTGGCGCGCGTGCGCGGCAGCCGGATTTTCTGACGCCCTATCTGCGCTATGCGCTCGGCTCGATCGGCATCCACAACGTGCAGTTTCTTTTCCTGCAAGGGCTTGTGATGGGCGAAGCGGCAGTGGCCGAGGCGCTCGATGCGGCGCGTATCCAACTCACCCGCGACGCGGTGTTCGCCTCGCTCACCGCGCAGGCGGCCGGCAGCGCGCGCATGGCGGCGGGTACGGCTGCGCAGAACGCATAA
- a CDS encoding GNAT family N-acetyltransferase: MPASLRFIHLDTPDALLPAFEIMRQLRPHLTDAHSFAAQVARQRAEGYRLLAATEADHVVGLAGYRTPTNLLYGRFVYVDDLVVDGRLQRGGIGAQLLDAVRQIARAAGCAQFVLDTGLHMPLAQRFYFRNGLLARGMHFVEPLAPLSQPAELTS, from the coding sequence ATGCCGGCCTCGCTTCGATTCATTCATCTCGACACGCCAGACGCGTTGCTGCCCGCATTCGAAATCATGCGTCAGTTGCGCCCGCATCTGACAGACGCGCACTCGTTCGCTGCACAGGTCGCCCGGCAGCGCGCCGAAGGCTATCGCCTGCTCGCCGCCACCGAGGCGGACCACGTCGTCGGCCTCGCCGGTTATCGCACGCCGACCAATCTGCTGTATGGCCGCTTCGTCTATGTCGACGATCTGGTTGTCGATGGCAGGCTGCAGCGTGGCGGCATCGGTGCGCAACTGCTCGACGCGGTACGGCAGATCGCGCGCGCGGCCGGCTGCGCGCAATTTGTGCTCGACACCGGCCTGCACATGCCGCTTGCCCAGCGCTTCTATTTCCGCAATGGGTTGCTTGCTCGTGGCATGCACTTCGTCGAACCACTCGCCCCGCTTTCCCAGCCTGCCGAGCTCACGTCATGA
- a CDS encoding DUF1330 domain-containing protein gives MATYIVFTKESTQDQNELDIYQSKVGETFKGHPVKVLAAYGPQQVLEGDAPQGVVIVEFPSTEAARAWYDSPAYQEVAQHRFKGARYRAVLVEGL, from the coding sequence ATGGCGACATATATCGTCTTCACGAAGGAAAGCACGCAGGATCAGAATGAGCTCGACATTTATCAAAGCAAGGTGGGCGAGACCTTCAAAGGTCATCCCGTCAAGGTTCTCGCTGCCTATGGACCTCAACAGGTTCTCGAGGGCGACGCGCCGCAGGGCGTCGTGATCGTGGAGTTTCCGTCGACTGAAGCCGCGCGTGCATGGTATGACAGCCCGGCGTATCAGGAAGTCGCGCAACACCGGTTCAAGGGCGCGCGTTATCGCGCCGTGCTCGTCGAAGGCCTGTGA